One genomic region from Sphingobacterium sp. UGAL515B_05 encodes:
- a CDS encoding DEAD/DEAH box helicase: MNFSALKLDKILVANLEKQKLSSLTPIQEIAIPAILEGRDCLAIAPTGTGKTEAFAIPIIQRLRTKITADHLSVLILLPTRELCIQTKQRISGLIDGMGLTIASFYGGGTYESQLEVYPNAQMILATPGRLLDFIEQGIIDLKTIDTLVIDEFDQLLDLGFTKELNKIIGALPAERQTIFSSATKTLEIEKIVRKRLSNPVEINLEAKAKKGQIEESVLYVDKNDKKNLLRYLLENRVSRQVIVFTRTVHAVERIATDLDRHGISCSALYGDKSQQKREEIIDKFRRKEVRVLIATDLLARGVDFPDLEAIINYEIPDSPELYTHRIGRTGRSEAAGKAFTFCDAEDNEKWIKLQLSLKRQIKIDDQHPYLLSWEKMLSSSQNNQRKGASKSRKRR; encoded by the coding sequence TTGAATTTTTCAGCACTTAAACTCGATAAAATCCTTGTCGCTAATCTTGAAAAACAAAAGCTTTCTTCGCTTACACCTATTCAAGAAATAGCGATCCCTGCCATTTTGGAAGGTAGAGACTGTTTGGCGATTGCCCCAACCGGCACGGGAAAAACGGAGGCTTTCGCCATCCCTATTATTCAGCGCTTACGAACCAAGATTACCGCAGACCACTTATCGGTCCTGATACTTCTTCCTACACGGGAACTCTGTATACAGACCAAACAGCGCATATCGGGCCTTATCGATGGTATGGGTTTGACTATAGCTAGTTTCTATGGTGGGGGTACTTATGAAAGTCAACTTGAAGTTTATCCAAATGCACAGATGATCTTGGCTACTCCTGGACGTTTGTTGGATTTCATTGAACAAGGTATTATCGATCTAAAAACGATAGACACATTGGTGATCGATGAATTCGATCAATTGTTGGATCTTGGTTTCACGAAAGAACTCAATAAAATTATTGGCGCATTGCCCGCTGAGAGACAAACCATTTTCAGTTCAGCAACGAAAACCCTTGAAATCGAAAAAATTGTTCGAAAGAGATTAAGTAACCCTGTCGAGATCAACCTAGAAGCAAAGGCCAAAAAAGGCCAAATAGAAGAATCTGTACTCTATGTCGATAAAAATGATAAAAAGAATCTTCTCCGTTATCTCCTTGAAAACCGTGTTTCACGGCAGGTAATTGTTTTCACGCGAACAGTTCATGCAGTCGAACGGATCGCAACAGATCTAGATCGACACGGCATTTCTTGCTCGGCATTATATGGCGATAAATCACAGCAAAAACGAGAAGAGATTATTGATAAGTTCAGACGAAAAGAGGTACGTGTATTAATTGCGACAGACCTCTTGGCGCGAGGTGTAGATTTTCCAGACTTAGAGGCTATCATAAACTACGAGATTCCAGATAGCCCCGAGCTGTATACGCATCGAATTGGGCGAACAGGCCGTTCGGAAGCGGCGGGAAAGGCGTTTACCTTTTGCGATGCAGAGGACAATGAAAAGTGGATAAAATTACAGTTATCCTTAAAACGGCAAATTAAAATTGATGATCAACATCCTTATTTATTGAGCTGGGAGAAAATGCTTTCCAGTAGCCAAAACAATCAACGAAAAGGCGCTTCGAAATCAAGAAAACGTCGTTAA